Genomic window (Streptomyces liliiviolaceus):
GGAGCTTCTTCGACTTCGCCGGGTCGTAGGGGTAGGCGTTCTCCGACTCGGGGTCGTAGGCCTCGTACCCCTTCGGGAACGGCTGGTCGGTCACCTCGCCGTAGCCGAAGGTCAGCTTGTCGACGAACTCCTTGCGGTTGACCGCGTGGCGTACGGCGTCGACGACCTTGTCGTTGTCGAAGGGTGCCTTGTTGACGTTGAGGCTGAGGTTGGAGGCGTTGAAGCCCGGCTGTACGAAGACGTCCAGGCCGGCCTTCTTGGCAGCGGACGCCTGACTCGGGTCCAGGTCGGCGAAGTTGTAGACACCGGTCTGCAGTCCGGAGACGACGGTGGAGGCGTCGGGGGCGGAGGTCAGCTCGACGTTGTCGATGTGGATGTTCTTCGCGTCCCAGTAGTCCGGGTTCTTCTTCAGGAGCGCCTTGGTGCCCGGGATGACCTGGGTGACGACGAACGGGCCGGCGCCGACCGGGTTCTGGTCCAGCTTCTCGGGGTTCTTGGCCGCCTTGGGGCTAGCGATCTGCAGGACGCGCTGACCGAGCAGCTGGGGGATCTGGTAGTCGACCTGGCTGAGGTGCAGGACGGCGTCGAGGCCGTTCGCGTCCACCGACTTGATGGAGGTCAGGTCGCCGAAGAGCGCCGAGTTCTTCTGCTTCTGCGCCCTCTCGATGGCCGCCTTGACCGCGGCGGCGTCGACGGGCTCGCCGTCGCTGAACTTCAGGCCGGAGCGCAGATGGAAGGTGATCTCGTCGCCCTTGTCGTTGTACTCCCAGCTCTCGGCGAGGTCGGGAACGGCCTTGCCGCTCTCGTCCGTACGGGTCAACGAAGCGTAGGTGAGGGCGAGTTCACGGAACTGCGCACCGCTGCCCCCGACGACCGGGTCCCAGTGGGTGGGGAAGTACGAGGAGGTCCACTTCAGCGTGGAGGAGCCGCCGCCCGAGGCGGCGGAGTCACCGCCGCAGGCGCTCAGCACGGGGGTGAGTACGGCGACGAAGGCGGTTCCGAGGGCTGCGGCCCGCAGGCGGCCTGCCCCTCGGGACGAACGGCGGTCCGCTCCGGGGCGGCGGGTGATGAGGTGAGCGGGCATCTC
Coding sequences:
- a CDS encoding ABC transporter substrate-binding protein, producing the protein MPAHLITRRPGADRRSSRGAGRLRAAALGTAFVAVLTPVLSACGGDSAASGGGSSTLKWTSSYFPTHWDPVVGGSGAQFRELALTYASLTRTDESGKAVPDLAESWEYNDKGDEITFHLRSGLKFSDGEPVDAAAVKAAIERAQKQKNSALFGDLTSIKSVDANGLDAVLHLSQVDYQIPQLLGQRVLQIASPKAAKNPEKLDQNPVGAGPFVVTQVIPGTKALLKKNPDYWDAKNIHIDNVELTSAPDASTVVSGLQTGVYNFADLDPSQASAAKKAGLDVFVQPGFNASNLSLNVNKAPFDNDKVVDAVRHAVNRKEFVDKLTFGYGEVTDQPFPKGYEAYDPESENAYPYDPAKSKKLLAEAGYKSGDIKLNLVIPAEDPQAEIVQSQLAKVGIKVTIKIDKNWATPFFAKDLTFSLYGTTGRDSAAQTLTAHFGPNGPLNLSTPYEPDGFEAAIAKVRKTPLDAPDYTQVLQAATRAGLESKALVFTYSQPNLIAKSKSISDLPKNPAHIDWTGVTISGS